A single region of the Oleispira antarctica RB-8 genome encodes:
- a CDS encoding Sel1-like repeat protein yields MAKFFWNITILFFSGITMADINSGIEAYNNSNYLVAYTEFENASQSGDPFGHHLLASLYYQGQGVEKNISKAVELFERAASEGYAPSHANLGLMYHSGDGVELNSEKALFHYSEAAKTGDFQSSFNLGQIFRKGWHDVALSYEKAASYYRFGAEYGHVSSVNEYALMFAQGQGVSNDFVESYAWMQYAAERGDPSAVKNLAQLVEILENQGKLKKAMSRAAAVNAKIAENSAK; encoded by the coding sequence ATGGCTAAGTTTTTTTGGAATATAACAATTTTATTTTTTAGTGGAATTACTATGGCCGATATAAATTCTGGAATTGAGGCATACAATAACAGCAATTATTTAGTAGCTTATACTGAATTTGAAAATGCCTCTCAATCTGGGGACCCCTTTGGGCACCATCTGCTAGCGAGTCTGTACTACCAAGGCCAAGGTGTAGAAAAAAACATTTCAAAAGCTGTAGAGTTATTCGAGCGAGCCGCAAGCGAGGGGTACGCGCCATCCCATGCCAATCTTGGTCTCATGTATCATTCAGGCGACGGGGTAGAGCTAAATTCAGAAAAGGCGCTGTTCCACTATAGCGAAGCTGCAAAGACTGGAGACTTTCAATCTTCGTTTAATCTCGGTCAAATATTCCGAAAAGGGTGGCATGATGTTGCTCTATCATATGAGAAAGCAGCTTCATATTATCGTTTCGGTGCTGAATATGGTCACGTATCCAGTGTGAACGAGTACGCGTTGATGTTTGCGCAAGGCCAAGGGGTTTCAAACGATTTCGTCGAATCGTATGCTTGGATGCAATACGCTGCTGAGCGGGGAGATCCATCAGCAGTAAAGAACTTAGCCCAGCTGGTAGAAATTCTTGAGAATCAAGGGAAGCTAAAGAAAGCAATGTCTAGGGCTGCAGCTGTGAACGCGAAAATAGCCGAAAATTCTGCGAAATAA
- a CDS encoding Site-specific recombinase, phage integrase family protein, whose translation MSKSPFLNSIRQNIRMRGYSMRTEKTYLYWIRDYIRFHRLQHPKDLTGEHVVAFLSYLANRRDVAVNTQRTALNALAFLYNQFLNQPLGDLGFTYAKRQRRLPIVLTMQEVQLILDNLSGRDKIIFSILYGSGLRITECLRLRVKDIDFQHGGITVHDGKGGKDRQTILSPSLTAPIQQLIESAISLQQEDNKQGIGPSLPHMLGKKYPNAFRQPAWMFIFPSSGVCKHPVTEKTCRHHLHDSVPRKALQKAVQACGLNRKKISCHTFRHSFATQLLQNGRDIRTVQELLGHTDVATTQIYTHVIGQHFAGTSSPLDNLTL comes from the coding sequence ATGTCTAAAAGTCCATTTCTCAATTCTATTCGTCAAAATATACGCATGCGAGGCTATAGTATGCGTACAGAAAAAACGTATCTCTACTGGATTCGTGATTACATTCGATTCCATCGTCTTCAACATCCAAAAGATCTTACAGGAGAACATGTAGTTGCTTTTCTTTCTTATTTAGCTAATCGACGAGATGTCGCTGTTAATACTCAAAGGACTGCTTTAAATGCTTTGGCTTTTTTATATAACCAATTTTTAAACCAACCTCTCGGGGATTTGGGGTTCACTTATGCAAAGCGTCAGCGTCGTCTGCCTATTGTTCTCACGATGCAAGAAGTTCAATTAATTCTGGACAATCTATCAGGCAGAGATAAGATAATTTTTTCTATTTTATATGGTTCCGGGCTAAGGATAACTGAGTGTTTGAGATTAAGAGTTAAAGATATCGATTTTCAACATGGGGGAATTACAGTACATGATGGTAAAGGTGGAAAAGACCGGCAAACAATTTTAAGCCCTTCTTTAACTGCACCCATTCAGCAGTTAATTGAAAGTGCGATTAGCTTACAGCAGGAAGATAATAAACAAGGGATCGGCCCTTCTTTGCCCCACATGCTGGGTAAGAAATACCCCAACGCTTTTCGCCAGCCAGCCTGGATGTTTATTTTTCCTTCCAGTGGTGTTTGTAAGCACCCGGTAACCGAAAAAACTTGTCGCCATCACCTACATGATTCGGTACCGCGCAAAGCATTACAGAAGGCTGTTCAAGCTTGTGGGTTAAACAGAAAAAAGATTAGCTGCCATACTTTCAGGCATTCGTTTGCAACTCAGCTTTTACAAAATGGGCGTGATATTCGCACCGTGCAAGAGCTACTTGGACACACCGATGTGGCTACTACTCAGATTTATACCCACGTAATAGGCCAGCACTTTGCTGGCACCAGTAGCCCACTCGATAATCTTACGCTATAG
- the dcd gene encoding Deoxycytidine triphosphate deaminase, with amino-acid sequence MRLSDGDIEKRIEQGSIKIEPAPAPLSIAGISVDLRLANSFRVFSNNTVTHLDLSGEREQLTRDMVRIMSKEIIVEDDEPFFIHPGELVLGATLESVTIPDDLVGWLDGRSSLARLGLMVHVTAGRIDPGWEGQIVLEFFNNGKLPLALRPEMVICALSFETLSSPALRPYNKRVDAKYKGQKGAVFSRIASD; translated from the coding sequence ATGCGCTTAAGTGATGGTGATATTGAAAAAAGAATTGAGCAAGGTTCAATAAAAATTGAACCTGCGCCCGCACCGTTATCGATTGCCGGAATCAGTGTTGATTTACGCCTAGCCAATAGCTTTCGCGTATTCAGTAATAATACCGTAACGCATTTGGATCTGTCGGGCGAACGCGAACAACTAACGCGCGACATGGTGCGTATTATGAGTAAAGAAATTATCGTAGAAGACGACGAGCCTTTCTTTATTCACCCCGGTGAACTGGTACTCGGCGCAACGTTAGAATCGGTAACGATTCCTGATGACCTAGTGGGCTGGTTAGATGGCCGCAGTTCATTAGCTCGTTTAGGCTTAATGGTTCACGTAACCGCTGGCCGTATTGACCCAGGCTGGGAAGGGCAGATCGTACTGGAATTTTTTAATAACGGTAAACTGCCATTAGCATTGCGCCCAGAAATGGTGATTTGTGCGTTGTCTTTTGAAACCTTATCTAGCCCAGCACTTCGCCCTTATAACAAACGCGTTGACGCTAAATATAAAGGGCAGAAAGGCGCTGTGTTTAGTCGTATTGCCAGTGACTAA
- the rnfA gene encoding Electron transport complex protein RnfA gives MTDYLLILVSTILVNNFVLVQFLGLCPFMGVSNKLETAIGMSAATTFVLTLASVCSYLVYTYLLVPLDLEYLRTISFIMVIAVVVGFTEMAIRKTSPLLYRVLGIFLPLITTNCAVLGVALLNIKRDNSFVESILYGFGAAVGFSLVMVLFAAMRERITVADVPKPFQGSAISMITAGLMSLAFLGFTGLVSI, from the coding sequence ATGACCGATTATTTATTGATTTTGGTCAGTACAATTTTAGTGAACAACTTTGTACTGGTTCAGTTTTTAGGTTTATGCCCTTTTATGGGGGTTTCGAATAAGTTAGAAACCGCGATAGGCATGTCCGCAGCCACGACCTTCGTTCTTACGTTGGCGTCGGTGTGCAGTTATTTGGTTTACACCTATTTATTGGTGCCACTTGATTTGGAATATTTGCGTACCATCAGTTTTATTATGGTGATCGCGGTGGTGGTTGGCTTTACTGAAATGGCCATTCGTAAGACCAGCCCATTATTGTATCGCGTGCTGGGTATTTTCTTACCGCTAATTACGACCAACTGTGCGGTATTAGGTGTCGCGTTATTGAACATTAAGCGTGATAACAGTTTTGTAGAATCTATTTTATACGGCTTTGGTGCGGCGGTTGGTTTCTCGCTGGTCATGGTTCTTTTTGCGGCAATGCGTGAGCGCATTACGGTTGCCGATGTGCCTAAACCGTTTCAGGGTTCTGCAATTTCTATGATTACTGCTGGCTTAATGTCGTTAGCCTTTTTAGGTTTTACTGGCTTGGTGAGCATTTAA
- the rnfB gene encoding Predicted NADH:ubiquinone oxidoreductase, subunit RnfB — MSSILIAIALLATLAIIFGAILGFAAVRFKVEGNPLVDQIDNLLPQTQCGQCSYPGCKPYAEAIAAGEKINKCPPGGESTIIALADLLGVEPEPLDAEHGAEKEVPMVALIREDECIGCTKCIQACPIDAIMGAAKQMHTVIADECTGCDLCVEPCPVDCIDMVPMETTLQSWHWDKPENLIISTKKEAI, encoded by the coding sequence ATGAGTTCTATTTTAATTGCTATTGCGCTATTGGCGACGCTTGCCATTATTTTTGGTGCCATTTTAGGTTTTGCGGCGGTTCGCTTTAAAGTGGAAGGTAATCCGCTTGTTGACCAAATTGATAACCTGTTGCCGCAAACACAGTGTGGCCAGTGCTCTTACCCTGGCTGTAAGCCTTATGCTGAAGCCATTGCTGCTGGTGAAAAAATCAATAAATGCCCTCCCGGTGGCGAAAGCACGATTATTGCGCTGGCCGATTTATTAGGGGTTGAACCTGAGCCTTTGGATGCTGAACACGGCGCTGAAAAAGAGGTGCCCATGGTGGCTCTTATTCGTGAAGACGAATGCATTGGCTGTACTAAGTGCATTCAAGCCTGCCCGATCGATGCGATTATGGGTGCGGCTAAACAGATGCATACGGTAATTGCTGATGAGTGTACGGGTTGTGATTTATGCGTAGAACCTTGTCCTGTGGATTGTATTGATATGGTGCCAATGGAAACAACGTTGCAAAGCTGGCACTGGGATAAACCCGAAAACCTGATAATTTCAACAAAGAAGGAGGCAATCTAA
- the rnfC gene encoding Electron transport complex protein RnfC: protein MQTITLHSFNGGIHPQENKFQSTQTPIAQLPLPTQLVVPVGQHIGAPAEVIVAVGDRVLKGQLIAQPKGFVSAAIHAPTSGKVVAIEQRELPHSSGLEGICIIIDSDGEDTWLEDIANGSQAIANYLEADNDVLVNRIRDYGITGLGGAGFPTAVKMAVKGKHIETLIINAAECEPYITADDMLMRERALEAMRGIQILMKLTAAKNCLIGIEDNKPEAIKAMKDALHQVHGEHYIAVVTIPTKYPSGGEKQLIEILTGKEVPSGGIPAEIGIVCQNVGTCEAVYRAVAEGKPLISRITTITGESVEQPQNVEALIGTPVKHLLAFAGFKQEKSLFQKFLGSLSSKAESSESKPRIIMGGPMMGFTLSSDELPILKSSNCILAPSQKELPANDIASACIRCGLCTEACPAELLPQQLYWFSKSGELEKAEQHNIADCIECGACSYVCPSQIPLVQYYRYTKGAIKEEHAAQQKSDRSRVRFEARQDRLDRETAEKEAKRQARTAAAEKAQAAKKAAAAKAAEEDAAKNTGADQSSAGQTNPEATKPEAVDLEKLQTQLDAAQAGLKKSMDKVAEIKAGAADSDTEADNLEVFEKAVATRRDKVKLLALQLAEAKKSAPPVKKEISRDDIEKKLRAQQDRIDKTKQRFELAQEQGSETLPALQKGLDKQMQKLKELEADLAQFDKAGV from the coding sequence ATGCAAACAATTACTTTGCACTCTTTTAATGGTGGTATTCACCCACAAGAAAACAAGTTTCAGTCGACTCAAACACCGATTGCACAATTGCCTTTACCGACACAGTTAGTTGTTCCTGTTGGCCAGCACATTGGCGCCCCTGCTGAAGTGATCGTTGCAGTTGGCGATCGAGTATTAAAAGGTCAATTAATTGCTCAACCGAAGGGCTTTGTAAGCGCGGCAATTCATGCGCCAACGTCTGGAAAAGTTGTGGCGATTGAACAGCGTGAATTACCTCATAGCTCTGGCCTTGAAGGCATCTGTATTATTATTGATAGCGATGGTGAAGATACATGGCTAGAAGATATTGCGAATGGCTCACAAGCTATTGCCAATTATTTAGAAGCGGATAACGATGTTTTAGTAAATCGCATTCGTGACTACGGCATCACCGGATTGGGTGGCGCAGGCTTCCCCACTGCGGTAAAGATGGCGGTTAAAGGCAAGCATATTGAAACGCTCATCATCAATGCCGCCGAGTGCGAACCGTATATCACTGCAGATGACATGCTGATGCGCGAGCGTGCATTAGAAGCCATGCGCGGTATTCAAATTTTAATGAAGCTAACCGCGGCCAAAAACTGCCTAATAGGCATTGAAGATAATAAGCCTGAAGCAATTAAGGCGATGAAAGATGCGCTGCACCAAGTTCACGGTGAGCATTATATTGCGGTTGTCACAATTCCGACGAAATACCCTTCCGGTGGTGAAAAGCAGTTAATTGAAATTCTTACGGGCAAAGAAGTACCCAGTGGCGGCATTCCTGCAGAAATTGGTATTGTCTGCCAGAACGTCGGCACCTGCGAGGCGGTTTATCGCGCAGTGGCTGAGGGTAAGCCGTTAATTTCTCGCATCACTACCATCACTGGCGAGTCGGTTGAGCAGCCACAAAATGTTGAAGCATTAATCGGTACTCCGGTTAAGCATTTATTAGCGTTTGCAGGCTTTAAACAAGAGAAAAGTTTATTTCAAAAGTTCTTAGGGTCTTTAAGTTCTAAAGCTGAAAGTTCAGAAAGCAAGCCGCGCATTATTATGGGCGGCCCTATGATGGGCTTTACGTTAAGCAGTGATGAATTACCGATATTAAAATCCAGCAACTGTATTTTAGCCCCAAGCCAAAAAGAGTTACCGGCTAACGATATCGCGTCGGCCTGTATTCGTTGTGGTTTATGCACCGAAGCCTGCCCAGCAGAATTATTACCGCAGCAACTTTATTGGTTTAGTAAATCTGGCGAATTAGAAAAAGCCGAGCAACATAATATTGCTGATTGCATTGAGTGTGGCGCATGTTCTTATGTGTGCCCAAGTCAGATTCCCTTAGTGCAATATTATCGTTATACCAAAGGCGCAATAAAAGAAGAGCATGCCGCGCAGCAAAAGTCTGATCGTTCAAGAGTGCGTTTTGAAGCTCGCCAAGATCGCTTAGATCGTGAAACCGCTGAAAAAGAAGCGAAACGCCAAGCACGTACTGCGGCGGCAGAAAAAGCACAAGCTGCGAAAAAGGCCGCTGCTGCTAAAGCCGCTGAAGAAGATGCGGCTAAAAATACAGGGGCTGATCAATCAAGTGCAGGTCAAACAAACCCAGAAGCCACTAAGCCTGAAGCTGTCGATTTAGAAAAACTGCAAACTCAACTTGATGCGGCCCAAGCGGGTTTGAAAAAGTCGATGGATAAAGTCGCTGAAATTAAAGCAGGTGCAGCCGATAGTGACACAGAAGCGGACAATTTAGAGGTGTTCGAAAAAGCAGTAGCAACGCGCCGCGATAAGGTGAAGCTATTAGCACTGCAACTTGCAGAAGCAAAAAAATCAGCACCGCCGGTGAAAAAAGAAATTTCTCGCGACGATATTGAAAAGA